A section of the Candidatus Woesearchaeota archaeon genome encodes:
- a CDS encoding desulfoferrodoxin has product MTKLNESYKCGVCGNLVEVVHSSVGKLVCCGKPMELLVEQHDEERYEKHVPVVEVLKNSVKVKIGSLPHPMEPQHYIEWIEVLSEGKIYRQYLKPGDAPEATFPVLADKARAYCNIHGLWAT; this is encoded by the coding sequence ATGACAAAGTTAAATGAAAGTTATAAATGCGGAGTTTGTGGAAACTTGGTAGAAGTTGTTCATTCTTCAGTAGGCAAACTAGTTTGTTGCGGTAAACCAATGGAATTGTTGGTTGAACAGCATGATGAAGAAAGGTATGAGAAACATGTGCCTGTTGTTGAAGTTTTAAAAAATTCTGTAAAAGTTAAAATTGGTTCATTGCCGCACCCGATGGAACCTCAGCATTATATTGAATGGATAGAAGTTCTAAGTGAGGGGAAAATTTATCGGCAATATCTTAAGCCCGGTGATGCTCCTGAAGCAACTTTCCCCGTGCTTGCTGATAAAGCAAGAGCATATTGCAATATTCACGGATTATGGGCTACTTAA
- a CDS encoding endonuclease III has translation MAAVNIDKIYAILSKEVKKYKAPITEFVGAQTKEPEQVLMAAILSARTNDKITFKVVTKLFTKVKKIRDFEKFSVKEIEKLIYPIGFFRRKAKYLKELPYVFEKRFNSRLPSNVEELIELPGVGRKTANLVVAVGFNRPAICVDVHVHRIMNRLGYIKTKTPFETEIALREKLPLKYWIHINYLIVAFGQNLCTPLRPFCFKCPIYKYCKRIGVFNYK, from the coding sequence ATGGCAGCAGTTAATATTGATAAAATTTATGCAATTCTTTCTAAAGAAGTTAAGAAGTATAAAGCGCCAATAACAGAATTCGTGGGGGCACAGACAAAGGAACCTGAACAAGTGTTAATGGCGGCGATATTATCGGCTAGAACAAATGACAAAATAACTTTTAAAGTCGTAACTAAACTGTTTACAAAAGTTAAGAAGATTAGAGATTTTGAAAAGTTTAGTGTTAAAGAGATTGAAAAATTAATTTATCCGATTGGTTTTTTTAGGAGAAAAGCCAAATATTTGAAAGAACTTCCCTATGTATTTGAGAAAAGGTTTAATTCCCGGTTGCCTTCCAATGTTGAAGAATTGATCGAGTTGCCCGGTGTTGGCAGAAAAACAGCAAATTTGGTTGTGGCAGTTGGTTTTAACCGGCCGGCAATTTGTGTTGATGTGCATGTGCACAGGATTATGAATCGCTTGGGTTATATAAAAACTAAAACGCCGTTTGAAACCGAGATAGCGCTTCGCGAAAAGTTGCCTCTAAAATATTGGATTCATATCAATTATTTAATTGTAGCATTTGGTCAAAATCTTTGCACTCCGTTAAGGCCTTTTTGTTTTAAGTGTCCCATATATAAATATTGCAAGAGAATAGGGGTATTTAATTATAAGTAA
- a CDS encoding signal peptidase I, whose protein sequence is MVDIKKYLKKAWHFLWHDDSFASFIANIIVAFIIIKFVVYPGLGLIFGTDLPIVAVVSSSMEHNLGFEEWWGNAQSWYNKNQITKEDFLGYPLKSGFNKGDIMLVSSATESNIELGDVIIFNVGRENPIIHRVVKIYNENMTVYYQTKGDNYKTNPVPLQSGSLNELKIPVEAIRGKALFRIPFIGYIKIFAVDVINLIR, encoded by the coding sequence ATGGTTGATATTAAAAAATACCTGAAAAAAGCTTGGCATTTTTTATGGCATGACGATAGTTTTGCAAGTTTTATTGCTAATATTATTGTGGCATTTATAATTATAAAATTTGTCGTTTATCCTGGCCTGGGGCTTATATTTGGCACAGACTTGCCAATAGTTGCGGTGGTTTCAAGCAGCATGGAACATAATTTGGGGTTTGAGGAATGGTGGGGAAATGCGCAATCTTGGTACAATAAAAACCAGATAACAAAAGAAGATTTTTTAGGATATCCGTTAAAATCAGGGTTTAATAAAGGTGATATTATGTTAGTATCAAGCGCAACAGAAAGCAATATTGAACTCGGGGATGTGATTATATTTAATGTTGGCAGGGAAAATCCAATTATCCATAGGGTTGTTAAAATATATAATGAAAATATGACGGTTTATTATCAGACAAAGGGTGATAATTATAAAACAAACCCTGTCCCGCTCCAAAGTGGTTCGTTAAATGAATTGAAGATACCTGTTGAAGCAATAAGAGGGAAAGCTTTATTTAGGATACCCTTTATAGGCTATATTAAAATATTTGCCGTAGATGTAATAAATCTTATAAGGTAA
- a CDS encoding transcription factor S produces the protein MLFCEKCGSLLIPFTKEGQRVMKCNSCGFISKDIKNAKISEKVKESKDISVIDKEIETNAICNAECRKCGHKKAYYWFMQTRASDEPATQFFKCEKCNNIWKEY, from the coding sequence ATGTTATTTTGCGAAAAATGCGGATCATTGCTGATTCCTTTTACAAAAGAAGGTCAAAGGGTAATGAAATGTAATAGTTGTGGTTTTATTAGTAAAGATATTAAAAACGCAAAAATTTCTGAAAAGGTTAAAGAAAGCAAGGATATATCTGTAATTGACAAAGAGATTGAAACTAATGCGATTTGTAATGCTGAATGCAGGAAATGCGGGCATAAAAAAGCATATTACTGGTTTATGCAGACACGGGCATCAGATGAGCCCGCAACACAATTTTTTAAATGTGAGAAATGCAACAATATCTGGAAAGAGTATTAA